One Novosphingobium sp. EMRT-2 DNA segment encodes these proteins:
- the pheS gene encoding phenylalanine--tRNA ligase subunit alpha: protein MEQLEQQQAETLGAIADAATPEAVEAIRVAALGKQGWVSALLKTLGGMSPEQRQSEGPKIHAAREAVTAALAARKGALEAAALDARLAAETVDLSLPAPEAPKGSVHPVSQVMDELAEIFADMGFAVASGPEIEDDWHNFTALNMPETHPARAMHDTFYFPDKDAEGRAMLLRTHTSPVQIRAMLKQGAPLRVIAPGRVYRSDSDATHTPMFHQIEGLVIDKGIHLGHLKWTLETFLKAFFERDDIVLRLRPSYFPFTEPSVEVDVGYTVVNGKRVVGGGGDVENGGWMEVLGSGMVNRRVIEFGGLDPDQWQGFAFGTGVDRLAMLKYGMDDLRAFFDGDVRWLQHYGFGALDVPTLSGGVGVKA, encoded by the coding sequence ATGGAACAGCTTGAACAACAGCAGGCCGAAACGCTGGGCGCGATCGCGGATGCCGCGACGCCCGAAGCGGTCGAGGCGATCCGCGTAGCCGCGCTTGGCAAGCAGGGCTGGGTCAGCGCCCTGCTCAAGACGCTGGGCGGCATGTCCCCGGAACAGCGCCAGAGCGAAGGCCCGAAGATCCACGCCGCGCGCGAGGCGGTGACCGCCGCGCTGGCCGCGCGCAAGGGCGCGCTCGAAGCGGCGGCGCTCGATGCCCGGCTGGCGGCCGAGACGGTGGACCTTTCGCTTCCCGCGCCCGAAGCGCCGAAGGGGTCGGTCCATCCGGTCAGCCAGGTGATGGACGAACTGGCCGAAATTTTCGCCGACATGGGCTTCGCCGTGGCGTCCGGCCCCGAGATCGAGGACGACTGGCACAACTTCACCGCGCTCAACATGCCCGAAACGCATCCGGCGCGGGCGATGCACGATACCTTCTATTTCCCCGACAAGGATGCGGAAGGGCGCGCCATGTTGCTGCGCACGCATACCTCGCCGGTGCAGATCCGCGCGATGCTGAAGCAGGGCGCGCCGCTGCGCGTGATCGCGCCCGGCCGCGTCTATCGCAGTGACAGCGATGCCACGCACACGCCGATGTTTCACCAGATCGAAGGCCTGGTGATCGACAAGGGCATCCACCTTGGTCACCTGAAGTGGACGCTGGAAACCTTTCTCAAGGCGTTCTTCGAGCGCGACGACATCGTGCTGCGCCTGCGCCCGAGCTATTTCCCGTTCACCGAACCGTCGGTGGAAGTCGACGTGGGCTACACGGTGGTCAACGGCAAGCGCGTGGTCGGCGGCGGCGGTGACGTCGAGAACGGCGGCTGGATGGAAGTGCTGGGCTCCGGCATGGTCAACCGCCGCGTCATCGAATTCGGCGGGCTCGATCCCGATCAATGGCAGGGCTTCGCCTTCGGCACCGGCGTCGACCGGCTGGCCATGCTCAAATACGGCATGGACGATCTGCGCGCGTTCTTCGACGGCGATGTGCGCTGGCTACAACATTATGGTTTCGGTGCGCTCGACGTGCCGACGCTTTCCGGCGGTGTGGGGGTGAAGGCATGA
- a CDS encoding AraC family transcriptional regulator — protein sequence MPADCRVKVRFHQPPLALRPYFTTFYLTEIDIPEGQRVQDHLHPEWANLRLFQGAMPEAEIAGTKGPPGIAAIGTGPTSTTIRFTAGRCRIWGIGLLPLGWAKFARAPAHLWADRIFDPCAEPDFAQFGPLIEGVFGACPDEAGELERITAFFAARVDMPVPDEDRIVAIHGAIVDPETGSVADVAAATGLASYTIERICRRYFGFAPRLLLRRQRFMRSLSQYMLDPELKWIGAIDGHYHDQAQFVRDFRRFMGMTPRAYVAHPRPVLSAVMRARFEAAGAAVQALHLPARTGD from the coding sequence TTGCCAGCGGATTGCCGCGTAAAGGTTCGATTCCATCAGCCGCCCCTGGCGCTGCGCCCCTATTTCACGACGTTTTACCTCACCGAGATCGACATTCCCGAAGGGCAACGGGTGCAGGATCACCTGCATCCCGAATGGGCCAACCTGCGGCTGTTCCAGGGCGCGATGCCCGAAGCCGAAATCGCCGGAACGAAGGGGCCGCCCGGCATCGCCGCGATCGGCACCGGGCCGACGAGCACGACCATCCGCTTCACCGCCGGCCGCTGCCGCATATGGGGCATCGGCCTGTTGCCGCTGGGCTGGGCCAAGTTCGCACGGGCGCCGGCGCACCTCTGGGCCGATCGCATCTTCGATCCCTGCGCGGAGCCTGACTTCGCCCAGTTCGGTCCGCTGATCGAAGGCGTATTCGGCGCGTGTCCGGACGAAGCGGGCGAGCTGGAACGGATCACCGCCTTTTTCGCGGCGCGCGTGGACATGCCGGTGCCCGATGAAGACCGGATCGTAGCCATCCATGGCGCGATCGTCGATCCGGAAACGGGCTCCGTGGCGGACGTGGCCGCGGCGACGGGCCTGGCTTCGTACACCATCGAGCGCATCTGCCGCCGTTATTTCGGGTTCGCCCCGCGCCTGCTGCTGCGGCGGCAGCGCTTCATGCGCAGCCTGTCGCAATACATGCTCGATCCCGAACTCAAGTGGATCGGCGCGATCGACGGGCACTATCATGACCAGGCGCAGTTCGTTCGCGATTTCCGGCGGTTCATGGGGATGACGCCGCGCGCCTATGTGGCGCATCCGCGTCCGGTGCTGTCGGCCGTGATGCGCGCGCGCTTCGAGGCGGCCGGCGCGGCCGTGCAGGCGCTGCACCTGCCGGCGCGGACCGGGGACTGA
- the rplT gene encoding 50S ribosomal protein L20: protein MSRIKRGVTTRAKHKRILDQAKGYRGRRKNTIRVARQAVEKAGQYAYRDRKVKKRTFRALWIQRINAAVRAEGLTYSQFIHGVKLAGIELDRKAMADLAMNEGGVFNAVIAQAKAALPAA, encoded by the coding sequence ATGAGCCGTATCAAGCGTGGTGTTACCACCCGTGCCAAGCACAAGCGGATTCTGGACCAGGCCAAGGGTTACCGCGGCCGCCGCAAGAACACGATCCGCGTCGCCCGTCAGGCCGTCGAAAAGGCCGGCCAGTACGCCTATCGCGACCGCAAGGTTAAGAAGCGCACGTTCCGCGCCCTGTGGATCCAGCGCATCAACGCCGCGGTCCGCGCCGAAGGCCTCACCTATTCGCAGTTCATCCACGGTGTGAAGCTCGCCGGGATCGAACTCGATCGCAAGGCGATGGCCGATCTGGCGATGAACGAGGGCGGCGTGTTCAACGCCGTGATCGCGCAGGCCAAGGCAGCGCTTCCCGCCGCCTGA
- the rpmI gene encoding 50S ribosomal protein L35 encodes MPKLKTKSGVKKRFKITASGKVKHGVAGKRHRLISHNAKYIRQNRGTEVISDADAKVIKKWAPYGLN; translated from the coding sequence ATGCCCAAGCTCAAGACCAAGAGCGGCGTGAAGAAGCGGTTCAAGATCACCGCTTCCGGCAAGGTGAAGCACGGCGTTGCCGGCAAGCGCCACCGCCTGATCAGCCACAACGCCAAGTACATCCGCCAGAACCGCGGCACGGAAGTGATTTCCGACGCCGACGCGAAGGTGATCAAGAAGTGGGCGCCCTACGGGCTGAACTGA
- the metA gene encoding homoserine O-succinyltransferase: protein MPIRIADNLPARRTLESEGVIVMGETEAARQDIRPLRIALLNLMPDKITTETQIARVLGATPLQVELELLRISDHVSKNTSAGHIAEFYRPWADVREERFDGLIVTGAPVEQIPFEEVTYWDELRRIFDWSQVNVHRTLNVCWGAMAALHHFHGVPKHALASKASGVFRHDNRAPASPWMRGLPDVFDVPVSRWSEVRAADLPEGRGLRVLADSAETGLCLIDDPAHRALHMLNHLEYDTLTLAGEYARDEGGYLPQHYFPGDDPQAAPANTWRGHGHLLYGNWINETYQTTPFDLADVGGR from the coding sequence GTGCCGATCCGGATTGCCGACAACCTGCCCGCCCGCCGCACGCTGGAATCCGAAGGCGTGATCGTGATGGGCGAAACCGAAGCCGCGCGGCAGGATATCCGCCCGCTGCGCATCGCGCTGCTGAACCTGATGCCCGACAAGATCACCACCGAAACCCAGATCGCGCGGGTGCTGGGGGCCACGCCGCTGCAGGTGGAACTGGAACTGCTGCGCATTTCCGACCACGTCAGCAAGAACACCTCCGCCGGGCACATCGCCGAATTCTATCGCCCCTGGGCGGATGTGCGGGAGGAACGCTTCGACGGGCTGATCGTGACCGGCGCGCCGGTGGAGCAGATCCCGTTCGAGGAAGTGACCTACTGGGACGAATTGCGGCGCATCTTCGACTGGTCGCAGGTCAACGTCCACCGCACGCTCAACGTGTGCTGGGGGGCGATGGCGGCGCTGCACCATTTCCACGGCGTGCCCAAGCACGCGCTGGCGTCCAAGGCCTCGGGCGTGTTCCGGCACGACAACCGCGCGCCGGCCAGCCCGTGGATGCGCGGGCTGCCCGACGTGTTCGACGTGCCCGTCTCGCGCTGGAGCGAGGTGCGCGCCGCCGACCTGCCCGAAGGGCGCGGACTGCGCGTGCTGGCCGACAGCGCCGAGACCGGGCTGTGCCTGATCGACGATCCCGCCCATCGCGCGCTGCACATGCTGAACCACCTGGAATACGATACGCTGACGCTGGCCGGCGAATATGCGCGGGACGAGGGCGGGTATCTGCCGCAGCACTATTTCCCCGGCGACGATCCGCAGGCCGCGCCCGCCAACACCTGGCGTGGCCACGGGCACCTGCTCTACGGCAACTGGATCAACGAGACCTACCAGACCACGCCGTTCGATCTGGCGGACGTGGGCGGGCGCTAA
- a CDS encoding bacterioferritin-associated ferredoxin yields MYVCICNAIREKDLRCAARSHSGDAETLYGRLGCQPQCRQCLDDAEDVVADERACALA; encoded by the coding sequence ATGTACGTCTGCATCTGCAATGCCATTCGCGAGAAAGACCTGCGCTGCGCCGCGCGGAGCCATTCCGGCGATGCCGAAACACTCTACGGCCGGCTGGGCTGCCAACCCCAGTGCCGCCAGTGCCTGGACGATGCCGAGGACGTGGTGGCGGACGAACGCGCCTGCGCCCTGGCGTAA
- the bfr gene encoding bacterioferritin, which produces MKGDAKVIEFLNKALFNELTAINQYWLHYRLLDNWGIKKLAHFERHESIDEMKHADQLADRILFLDGLPNFQALGRLRVGESVEEILKADLALEMEAIPLLKDAIAHCESVRDYVSRDLFQHILESEEEHVDTLEKQFDMIARMGLQNYIQLNSEAPED; this is translated from the coding sequence ATGAAGGGCGACGCCAAGGTCATCGAATTTCTCAACAAGGCGCTGTTCAACGAACTGACCGCCATCAACCAGTACTGGCTGCATTACCGCCTGCTCGACAACTGGGGCATCAAGAAGCTCGCCCACTTCGAACGGCACGAATCCATCGACGAGATGAAGCACGCCGACCAGCTGGCCGACCGCATCCTGTTTCTCGATGGCCTGCCCAATTTCCAGGCGCTGGGCCGGCTGCGCGTGGGCGAATCCGTGGAGGAAATCCTCAAGGCCGATCTCGCGCTGGAAATGGAGGCGATCCCGCTGCTCAAGGACGCGATCGCCCATTGCGAAAGCGTGCGCGATTACGTCAGCCGCGATCTGTTCCAGCACATCCTCGAAAGCGAGGAGGAGCATGTCGACACGCTGGAAAAGCAGTTCGACATGATCGCGCGCATGGGCCTGCAGAACTACATCCAGCTCAACAGCGAAGCGCCCGAAGACTGA
- a CDS encoding DUF4238 domain-containing protein: MSDPKRHHYLPEFYQKAWMGNDNKVTVYRRRHAGKLDIQRKARKSVGWESELYSDLSEADPELRQRVESGFLKRVDGLAYEALAEMLRTAAPPIDQQRASAWARFLMSLLHRHPARMALLRRAVELNMEETLERVRQQYPSLKGENDPESFDEYIVASRGRLQENVLALLLPRIVDSQKVGNALLEMTWGVGAARGTRFRFLTSDRPLMTSNGLGHRESFLVLPISPEFYFIAARRRETIEAFRLLKPNAFIAGVNHAVCLQAEEFVISHDETQTTFVDNRLGGSPFHPVVRDSQGSIFWDNPYRFDPWIA, from the coding sequence ATGTCCGACCCGAAGCGTCATCACTACTTGCCCGAATTCTACCAAAAGGCTTGGATGGGCAACGACAACAAGGTCACTGTCTACCGGCGACGCCACGCAGGGAAGCTCGACATCCAGCGCAAAGCCCGGAAGTCAGTTGGTTGGGAGAGTGAACTCTACTCCGATCTAAGCGAAGCAGACCCCGAACTACGTCAACGGGTCGAAAGCGGCTTTTTGAAGCGGGTCGATGGCCTCGCCTATGAAGCACTGGCGGAGATGCTGAGGACGGCAGCACCTCCCATTGACCAGCAGAGGGCGAGCGCATGGGCGAGGTTCCTTATGTCGCTGCTGCACCGCCATCCCGCTAGGATGGCACTACTCCGCCGGGCCGTCGAACTCAACATGGAGGAAACCTTAGAAAGGGTCCGCCAACAATATCCGTCCCTTAAAGGAGAGAACGACCCGGAGAGTTTCGATGAGTACATCGTGGCTTCGCGCGGACGACTTCAGGAGAATGTGCTGGCACTACTCTTACCCCGCATCGTCGACTCACAAAAAGTCGGCAATGCGCTTCTCGAAATGACTTGGGGTGTGGGAGCAGCCCGGGGGACCAGATTCCGCTTCCTGACAAGTGACCGTCCATTGATGACGAGCAACGGCCTCGGCCACCGCGAGAGTTTTCTCGTGCTGCCGATCTCACCGGAGTTTTACTTCATCGCAGCCCGACGCAGGGAGACGATTGAGGCTTTCCGGCTCTTGAAGCCGAACGCCTTTATTGCCGGCGTTAACCACGCCGTCTGTCTCCAAGCCGAGGAGTTCGTCATCAGCCACGACGAAACGCAAACAACGTTCGTCGACAACCGACTGGGCGGATCCCCCTTTCATCCGGTTGTCCGTGACAGTCAGGGATCGATTTTTTGGGACAATCCGTACAGGTTTGACCCGTGGATCGCCTGA
- a CDS encoding ATP-binding cassette domain-containing protein: MSSFLTLDSVALATPSGRSLFSGLSLNLGRECVAVVGRNGAGKSTLLRAVLGQIAPQAGTIAVHGTAGMLEQVVEPGGETAAEALGVAAALARLDRIEAGLGTERDFAEADWTLPHRLEGALAGAGLPPLDLARPLASFSGGERTRIAIARLLIDPPDLLLLDEPTNNLDDAGRAAIAGLLAQWRGGVLLVSHDRALLEGVDRIVALSPAAVTVHGGGWSSWVAERDAARARALSDVEEAQRHARAAQREAQAARERQARRDRAGQAHAASGSAPKILLGRQRERAENSGGRGQALGEQRIAARVAALDAARAQVEVTTPLAIALPPCGLPPHRLALAFHAVNWRAGERAVVEGLSFALHGPERVALTGRNGAGKTTVLRLAAGLAAPTAGRIERPVPLALLDQTVSLLDRGATLVDNMRRRNPELDENAARAALARFAFRNVEGDRPVRDLSGGECLRAGLACVLSGAHVPQLLLLDEPTNHLDIESIEVIEQALRGYDGALLLVSHDAAFREAVGVGRAIGL, encoded by the coding sequence ATGTCTTCCTTCCTCACGCTCGATTCCGTGGCACTGGCCACGCCGTCCGGCCGGTCGCTGTTTTCCGGCCTTTCGCTGAACCTGGGGCGCGAATGCGTGGCCGTGGTCGGTCGCAACGGCGCGGGCAAGTCCACGCTGCTGCGCGCGGTGCTGGGCCAGATCGCGCCGCAGGCCGGCACGATCGCCGTCCACGGCACGGCCGGGATGCTCGAGCAAGTGGTGGAGCCGGGCGGGGAAACCGCCGCCGAAGCACTCGGCGTCGCCGCCGCGCTGGCCCGGCTGGACCGGATCGAGGCCGGCCTGGGCACCGAACGCGATTTCGCCGAGGCCGACTGGACGCTGCCGCACCGGCTGGAAGGCGCGCTGGCCGGGGCGGGCCTGCCGCCGCTCGATCTCGCCCGCCCGCTGGCCAGCTTCAGCGGCGGGGAGCGGACGCGGATCGCCATCGCCCGCCTGCTGATCGATCCGCCGGACCTGCTGCTGCTGGACGAGCCGACCAACAACCTGGATGACGCGGGCCGCGCGGCGATTGCCGGCCTGCTCGCGCAATGGCGCGGCGGCGTGCTGCTCGTCAGCCACGATCGCGCGCTGCTGGAGGGCGTGGACCGCATCGTCGCGCTGTCGCCCGCCGCGGTCACGGTCCACGGCGGCGGCTGGTCGTCGTGGGTGGCGGAGCGCGACGCGGCGCGGGCGCGGGCGCTGTCCGATGTGGAGGAGGCGCAGCGGCACGCGCGCGCGGCGCAGCGCGAGGCGCAGGCCGCGCGCGAACGGCAGGCGCGGCGTGATCGGGCGGGGCAGGCCCACGCCGCCAGCGGCAGCGCGCCGAAAATCCTGCTGGGCCGCCAGCGCGAACGCGCCGAGAACAGCGGCGGGCGCGGCCAGGCGCTGGGCGAACAGCGGATCGCGGCGCGGGTGGCGGCGCTCGACGCGGCGCGGGCGCAGGTGGAGGTGACCACCCCGCTCGCCATCGCGCTGCCGCCCTGCGGCCTGCCCCCGCACCGGCTGGCGCTGGCCTTTCACGCGGTGAACTGGCGCGCCGGGGAACGCGCGGTGGTCGAGGGCCTGTCCTTCGCGCTGCACGGGCCGGAGCGCGTGGCGCTGACCGGGCGCAACGGCGCGGGCAAGACCACGGTGCTGCGCCTCGCCGCCGGCCTCGCCGCGCCCACGGCGGGCCGCATCGAACGCCCGGTGCCGCTCGCCCTGCTGGACCAGACGGTCAGCCTGCTCGATCGCGGGGCGACGCTGGTGGACAACATGCGCCGGCGCAACCCGGAGCTGGACGAAAACGCCGCCCGCGCCGCGCTCGCCCGCTTCGCCTTCCGCAACGTGGAGGGCGACCGGCCGGTGCGCGATCTCAGCGGCGGCGAATGCCTGCGCGCCGGCCTCGCCTGCGTGCTATCCGGCGCGCACGTGCCGCAACTGCTGCTGCTCGACGAGCCGACCAACCATCTGGACATCGAATCCATCGAAGTGATCGAACAGGCCTTGCGCGGCTACGACGGCGCGCTGCTGCTGGTGAGCCATGATGCGGCGTTTCGCGAGGCGGTTGGGGTGGGGAGGGCGATTGGGTTGTGA